A single Phoenix dactylifera cultivar Barhee BC4 chromosome 1, palm_55x_up_171113_PBpolish2nd_filt_p, whole genome shotgun sequence DNA region contains:
- the LOC103707437 gene encoding uncharacterized protein LOC103707437 isoform X3: MLVMADHEVAVLKEALCNQYIIMKKLYMELEEEREASATAASEALSMILRLQREKAAEKMEACQYKRMAEEKMHHAEECLAILEEIMQQKEMEISILKYQLQAYKHKLLIGLNNLDYGEIGTSESLFSCGINHSLDNTSFRGFFRRNISLPSLRLDRLCSEVDTINGYSPSFPSGQSIWKKIGEYTSQLSERCKESERPDLCEVSVDEGHNSEEVNVKAKAESNLRSNEHQRITSAGLANSGDVSTSCSWCSIVSGDTSYHSTIGGIESNLDGECALSSVSQSEDLQKLPECDDLGNSGLQIESNQNTVHSAYIHDIFEIPESCKGCNSSGPLKQVLKEFTLEMKDTIGMPHLMPQEAADYLFQDDDWLSRAFMYMNHGNRLSTPTKGAPGYLTDMPSMPIKGASLNYHRTLVDPQIGTSTLESDFEHIKERVQHLDYHNIMKLDDSEKGKEQLNLLKEIYEQLNTIESHIKSFKSQKYPRQDDSPLVSVMEQAVLSFSI; the protein is encoded by the exons ATGCTGGTCATGGCTGATCATGAGGTTGCTGTTTTAAAAGAAGCCCTTTGCAATCAGTACATTATAATGAAAAAGCTTTACATGGAgctagaggaggagagagaagctTCAGCAACTGCAGCAAGTGAAGCTCTATCCATGATATTGAGACTTCAGAGAGAAAAGGCTGCAGAGAAGATGGAAGCATGCCAATACAAGAGAATGGCAGAGGAAAAGATGCATCATGCTGAGGAGTGTTTGGCGATTCTGGAGGAAATAATGCAGCAGAAAGAAATGGAGATTTCAATCCTCAAGTACCAACTGCAGGCATATAAGCACAAATTGTTGATTGGTCTCAATAATCTCGATTATGGAGAAATAGGAACTTCTGAAAGTCTATTTTCATGCGGAATTAATCACTCCTTGGACAATACTAGCTTCCGTGGTTTTTTTCGAAGGAATATCTCTTTGCCTTCTTTACGATTGGATAGACTGTGTTCCGAGGTGGACACCATTAATGGATACAGTCCATCTTTTCCTTCTGGGCAATCAATCTGGAAGAAGATTGGCGAATACACTAGCCAGCTATCTGAAAGATGTAAAGAAAGTGAAAGGCCAGACTTGTGTGAGGTTTCTGTAGATGAAGGTCACAATTCTGAAGAAGTAAATGTGAAGGCTAAAGCTGAGTCAAACTTGAGAAGCAATGAACATCAAAGAATCACAAGTGCTGGTCTTGCTAATTCAGGAGATGTGTCTACATCTTGTTCATGGTGTTCAATAGTAAGTGGTGACACATCATATCATTCAACTATAGGAGGCATAGAGTCAAATTTAGATGGTGAATGTGCTTTGTCTTCAGTTTCTCAATCTGAAGACCTACAGAAGTTACCAGAGTGTGATGATCTTGGGAATTCAGGTCTTCAAATTGAATCAAATCAAAACACAGTCCATTCTGCCTACATCCACGACATATTTGAAATCCCAGAAAGTTGTAAGGGTTGCAATTCTAGTGGACCTCTCAAGCAAGTGTTGAAAGAATTTACCCTGGAGATGAAGGACACGATCGGAATGCCTCACTTAATGCCACAAGAAGCAGCAGACTACCTTTTCCAAGATGATGATTGGTTAAGCAGGGCATTCATGTATATGAACCATGGAAACAGGTTATCCACACCAACGAAAGGTGCTCCAGGATACCTTACAGACATGCCATCTATGCCAATAAAAGGGGCTTCGTTGAACTACCACAGGACACTTGTGGATCCTCAAATTGGTACATCTACACTTGAGTCTGATTTTGAACATATCAAAGAACGGGTACAGCATCTTGATTATCATAACATTATGAAGCTGGATGATTCTGAGAAGGGCAAGGAACAGTTGAATTTATTGAAAGAGATCTATGAACAGCTCAACACAATAGAATCCCACATTAAAAGTTTTAAATCTCAGAAGTACCCTCGACAGGATGACTCCCCCTTAGTCTCTGTTATGGAG CAGGCAGTACTTTCCTTCTCAATCTAG
- the LOC103707436 gene encoding putative leucine-rich repeat receptor-like serine/threonine-protein kinase At2g24130 isoform X2 gives MQIFFFASSWIDFFTIFPIFGHPYPQGKSQEALLHRRLKKNPQNYSNRNLSKMSSTTIITQFLFLLLPSVVQPFYLRNDITLDRSALLAFKKAILVDPDKALSSWNETTHVCEWHGIVCRLNPERVTELDLKSKYLLGTISPFLSNLSYLRLLDLSENSLQGSIPIELGALSNLELLGIQGNHIQNEIPESFGMLRKLRYINLGNNQLSGRLPTSLFYNCTQLSYVDLSNNWFTGLIPLQLGDQLPSLENLLLYQNQLTGSVPASLSNSTEMVEIDLENNYLSGTLPSEILMHLPSLKILHLSYNNFSSDDQNSNLVPFFISIANLTHLEELELAGNYLGGSIPSSLGSTKLELLDLSHNRLTGAIPAEVASLSSMAIYFNLSDNLLGGELPMELSKMDKVWAIDLSSNNFSSNIPSTMGSCKVVEMVNLSHNHLQGPIPGSLGNLLNLQSLDLSSNFLSGEIPASLQKCTSLRLLDLSFNNFSGPLPENSLCNYLTPKMIEGNHFCGSQPGLPSCQPKKRSMIHSPKSLVLFVSIVSMSTFLLTIICVIGYKNIRNAMFRRDDVDSSDFSLDLSSSYPRITYREIVEATGGFEQGRLIGSGSFGQVYRGVLSDGSVVAIKVLQLQSSNSARSFNRECQVLKRIRHRNLMRIITACSLPDFKALVLPFMANGSLESHLYPQAQQSASSKLSLIKRVNICSDIAEGLAYLHHHSPVQIIHCDLKPSNILLNDDMTALVSDFGIARLVMKVAEGNILCDTPTNSTANQLCGSIGYVAPEYGYGRGASTKGDVYSFGILVLEIVTRKRPTDDMFIEGLSLQMWVKNHYHDQLENVIDYFLMQDLQDKSPEVRNMWEVAIVELLELGLICTQEAPSTRPTMLDAADDLDRLKHYLGCDKTATFTSSRGISSSTITGDYW, from the exons AtgcagatatttttttttgcttcttcaTGGATTGATTTTTTCACCATATTTCCCATCTTTGGTCATCCATATCCACAAGGGAAGTCTCAAGAAGCTTTATTGCATCGTCgtttgaagaagaatcctcAGAATTACAGTAACAGGAATTTGTCAAAAATGAGTTCTACCACAATCATCACCCaatttctcttcctccttctcccttcTGTTGTTCAACCTTTCTATCTGAGAAATGATATTACTTTGGACAGATCCGCACTGTTGGCATTCAAGAAAGCCATTCTTGTTGATCCCGACAAGGCCCTCAGTAGCTGGAATGAGACGACCCATGTCTGTGAGTGGCATGGCATCGTTTGCCGTCTGAATCCTGAAAGAGTGACTGAACTTgatctcaagagtaaatatctTTTAGGAACAATCTCACCGTTTCTCTCCAATCTTTCCTACCTTCGATTACTTGACTTGTCTGAGAATTCACTCCAAGGTTCCATTCCCATCGAGCTTGGAGCTTTGTCTAACCTTGAGCTACTCGGTATCCAAGGGAATCATATACAGAATGAAATTCCTGAGAGCTTTGGCATGCTTAGGAAACTTCGCTACATTAATCTCGGCAACAACCAGCTTAGTGGAAGGCTCCCAACATCTCTCTTCTACAATTGCACTCAATTAAGCTATGTAGATCTTTCTAATAATTGGTTTACTGGTTTGATTCCTCTGCAGCTTGGAGatcaacttccttctttggagaACCTTCTtctttatcaaaatcaattgaCAGGTAGTGTTCCAGCTTCTCTCTCTAATTCAACAGAGATGGTGGAGATCGATCTCGAAAACAATTATCTGAGTGGTACATTACCATCAGAAATCTTGATGCATCTGCCTTCTTTGAAGATATTGCACCTCTCATACAACAACTTCTCAAGTGATGATCAGAATTCAAATCTTGTCCCCTTCTTCATTTCAATTGCAAATTTGACTCATCTAGAGGAGCTGGAACTGGCAGGGAACTATCTTGGAG GATCCATACCTTCAAGCCTGGGGAGTACAAAATTAGAGCTTCTGGACTTATCTCATAACAGGCTCACAGGAGCCATACCAGCTGAAGTTGCAAGCTTGAGCTCGATGGCTATATACTTCAATCTGTCAGACAATTTGTTAGGAGGAGAACTCCCCATGGAGCTGAGCAAAATGGACAAAGTTTGGGCTATCGATCTATCATCAAATAATTTCAGCAGTAACATTCCTTCCACTATGGGAAGTTGTAAAGTAGTTGAGATGGTAAACTTATCACACAATCATCTTCAAGGGCCAATTCCTGGGTCCTTGGGTAACCTGTTAAACCTTCAGTCCTTAGACCTCTCTTCCAATTTCCTCTCTGGTGAAATTCCTGCATCTCTTCAGAAGTGCACCAGCCTTAGGTTACTGGACCTCTCGTTCAACAACTTCAGTGGACCGCTACCAGAAAACAGTCTGTGCAACTATTTAACACCGAAAATGATTGAAGGAAATCATTTCTGTGGGTCACAGCCTGGCCTTCCAAGTTGCCAACCAAAGAAGAGAAGCATGATACATTCTCCCAAATCCCTCGTATTGTTTGTGAGTATTGTCTCCATGTCAACTTTCCTTCTTACAATAATATGTGTGATAGGTTATAAGAACATAAGAAATGCGATGTTTCGAAGAGATGATGTGGACTCAAGTGACTTTTCTCTGGACTTGTCATCAAGTTACCCTAGAATAACTTACAGAGAAATTGTAGAGGCTACTGGAGGATTTGAGCAGGGCAGATTGATTGGATCTGGTAGCTTTGGACAAGTCTACAGAGGGGTCTTAAGTGATGGCAGTGTAGTTGCAATAAAAGTTTTACAGCTGCAAAGCAGCAACTCTGCCAGAAGTTTCAACAGAGAATGCCAAGTTCTGAAGAGGATTCGACACAGGAACCTGATGAGAATCATCACGGCATGTAGTCTTCCAGATTTCAAAGCTTTGGTGCTTCCTTTCATGGCAAATGGCAGCCTGGAGAGCCATCTCTATCCGCAGGCACAACAATCTGCCTCCTCAAAATTGAGCTTAATCAAACGGGTGAATATTTGCAGTGATATTGCTGAGGGGTTGGCCTACTTGCACCATCACTCACCAGTGCAGATCATCCACTGTGACTTGAAACCAAGCAACATTCTCCTTAATGATGACATGACTGCACTTGTATCCGACTTTGGAATAGCTAGACTGGTCATGAAAGTAGCAGAAGGAAACATACTATGTGATACTCCAACCAACTCAACAGCTAACCAGCTTTGTGGATCAATTGGATATGTTGCTCCAG AGTATGGATACGGAAGAGGTGCATCAACAAAGGGTGATGTCTACAGCTTTGGCATTCTTGTGTTAGAAATTGTAACCAGAAAGAGACCCACAGATGACATGTTTATTGAGGGTCTAAGCTTGCAGATGTGGGTGAAGAACCACTATCATGATCAATTGGAAAATGTTATTGACTACTTCCTAATGCAAGATCTGCAGGACAAGAGCCCTGAAGTTAGAAACATGTGGGAAGTTGCCATTGTAGAACTGCTTGAACTTGGTCTTATCTGCACCCAAGAAGCTCCTTCAACCAGACCCACCATGCTTGATGCTGCTGATGATCTGGACAGACTAAAACACTATCTTGGATGCGACAAAACTGCAACTTTTACATCATCACGTGGGATATCATCATCTACCATCACTGGAGATTATTGGTAA
- the LOC103707437 gene encoding uncharacterized protein LOC103707437 isoform X2, which translates to MVGESKRMLVMADHEVAVLKEALCNQYIIMKKLYMELEEEREASATAASEALSMILRLQREKAAEKMEACQYKRMAEEKMHHAEECLAILEEIMQQKEMEISILKYQLQAYKHKLLIGLNNLDYGEIGTSESLFSCGINHSLDNTSFRGFFRRNISLPSLRLDRLCSEVDTINGYSPSFPSGQSIWKKIGEYTSQLSERCKESERPDLCEVSVDEGHNSEEVNVKAKAESNLRSNEHQRITSAGLANSGDVSTSCSWCSIVSGDTSYHSTIGGIESNLDGECALSSVSQSEDLQKLPECDDLGNSGLQIESNQNTVHSAYIHDIFEIPESCKGCNSSGPLKQVLKEFTLEMKDTIGMPHLMPQEAADYLFQDDDWLSRAFMYMNHGNRLSTPTKGAPGYLTDMPSMPIKGASLNYHRTLVDPQIGTSTLESDFEHIKERVQHLDYHNIMKLDDSEKGKEQLNLLKEIYEQLNTIESHIKSFKSQKYPRQDDSPLVSVMEAVLSFSI; encoded by the exons ATGGTAGGTGAATCCAAGCGAATGCTGGTCATGGCTGATCATGAGGTTGCTGTTTTAAAAGAAGCCCTTTGCAATCAGTACATTATAATGAAAAAGCTTTACATGGAgctagaggaggagagagaagctTCAGCAACTGCAGCAAGTGAAGCTCTATCCATGATATTGAGACTTCAGAGAGAAAAGGCTGCAGAGAAGATGGAAGCATGCCAATACAAGAGAATGGCAGAGGAAAAGATGCATCATGCTGAGGAGTGTTTGGCGATTCTGGAGGAAATAATGCAGCAGAAAGAAATGGAGATTTCAATCCTCAAGTACCAACTGCAGGCATATAAGCACAAATTGTTGATTGGTCTCAATAATCTCGATTATGGAGAAATAGGAACTTCTGAAAGTCTATTTTCATGCGGAATTAATCACTCCTTGGACAATACTAGCTTCCGTGGTTTTTTTCGAAGGAATATCTCTTTGCCTTCTTTACGATTGGATAGACTGTGTTCCGAGGTGGACACCATTAATGGATACAGTCCATCTTTTCCTTCTGGGCAATCAATCTGGAAGAAGATTGGCGAATACACTAGCCAGCTATCTGAAAGATGTAAAGAAAGTGAAAGGCCAGACTTGTGTGAGGTTTCTGTAGATGAAGGTCACAATTCTGAAGAAGTAAATGTGAAGGCTAAAGCTGAGTCAAACTTGAGAAGCAATGAACATCAAAGAATCACAAGTGCTGGTCTTGCTAATTCAGGAGATGTGTCTACATCTTGTTCATGGTGTTCAATAGTAAGTGGTGACACATCATATCATTCAACTATAGGAGGCATAGAGTCAAATTTAGATGGTGAATGTGCTTTGTCTTCAGTTTCTCAATCTGAAGACCTACAGAAGTTACCAGAGTGTGATGATCTTGGGAATTCAGGTCTTCAAATTGAATCAAATCAAAACACAGTCCATTCTGCCTACATCCACGACATATTTGAAATCCCAGAAAGTTGTAAGGGTTGCAATTCTAGTGGACCTCTCAAGCAAGTGTTGAAAGAATTTACCCTGGAGATGAAGGACACGATCGGAATGCCTCACTTAATGCCACAAGAAGCAGCAGACTACCTTTTCCAAGATGATGATTGGTTAAGCAGGGCATTCATGTATATGAACCATGGAAACAGGTTATCCACACCAACGAAAGGTGCTCCAGGATACCTTACAGACATGCCATCTATGCCAATAAAAGGGGCTTCGTTGAACTACCACAGGACACTTGTGGATCCTCAAATTGGTACATCTACACTTGAGTCTGATTTTGAACATATCAAAGAACGGGTACAGCATCTTGATTATCATAACATTATGAAGCTGGATGATTCTGAGAAGGGCAAGGAACAGTTGAATTTATTGAAAGAGATCTATGAACAGCTCAACACAATAGAATCCCACATTAAAAGTTTTAAATCTCAGAAGTACCCTCGACAGGATGACTCCCCCTTAGTCTCTGTTATGGAG GCAGTACTTTCCTTCTCAATCTAG
- the LOC103707437 gene encoding uncharacterized protein LOC103707437 isoform X1, protein MVGESKRMLVMADHEVAVLKEALCNQYIIMKKLYMELEEEREASATAASEALSMILRLQREKAAEKMEACQYKRMAEEKMHHAEECLAILEEIMQQKEMEISILKYQLQAYKHKLLIGLNNLDYGEIGTSESLFSCGINHSLDNTSFRGFFRRNISLPSLRLDRLCSEVDTINGYSPSFPSGQSIWKKIGEYTSQLSERCKESERPDLCEVSVDEGHNSEEVNVKAKAESNLRSNEHQRITSAGLANSGDVSTSCSWCSIVSGDTSYHSTIGGIESNLDGECALSSVSQSEDLQKLPECDDLGNSGLQIESNQNTVHSAYIHDIFEIPESCKGCNSSGPLKQVLKEFTLEMKDTIGMPHLMPQEAADYLFQDDDWLSRAFMYMNHGNRLSTPTKGAPGYLTDMPSMPIKGASLNYHRTLVDPQIGTSTLESDFEHIKERVQHLDYHNIMKLDDSEKGKEQLNLLKEIYEQLNTIESHIKSFKSQKYPRQDDSPLVSVMEQAVLSFSI, encoded by the exons ATGGTAGGTGAATCCAAGCGAATGCTGGTCATGGCTGATCATGAGGTTGCTGTTTTAAAAGAAGCCCTTTGCAATCAGTACATTATAATGAAAAAGCTTTACATGGAgctagaggaggagagagaagctTCAGCAACTGCAGCAAGTGAAGCTCTATCCATGATATTGAGACTTCAGAGAGAAAAGGCTGCAGAGAAGATGGAAGCATGCCAATACAAGAGAATGGCAGAGGAAAAGATGCATCATGCTGAGGAGTGTTTGGCGATTCTGGAGGAAATAATGCAGCAGAAAGAAATGGAGATTTCAATCCTCAAGTACCAACTGCAGGCATATAAGCACAAATTGTTGATTGGTCTCAATAATCTCGATTATGGAGAAATAGGAACTTCTGAAAGTCTATTTTCATGCGGAATTAATCACTCCTTGGACAATACTAGCTTCCGTGGTTTTTTTCGAAGGAATATCTCTTTGCCTTCTTTACGATTGGATAGACTGTGTTCCGAGGTGGACACCATTAATGGATACAGTCCATCTTTTCCTTCTGGGCAATCAATCTGGAAGAAGATTGGCGAATACACTAGCCAGCTATCTGAAAGATGTAAAGAAAGTGAAAGGCCAGACTTGTGTGAGGTTTCTGTAGATGAAGGTCACAATTCTGAAGAAGTAAATGTGAAGGCTAAAGCTGAGTCAAACTTGAGAAGCAATGAACATCAAAGAATCACAAGTGCTGGTCTTGCTAATTCAGGAGATGTGTCTACATCTTGTTCATGGTGTTCAATAGTAAGTGGTGACACATCATATCATTCAACTATAGGAGGCATAGAGTCAAATTTAGATGGTGAATGTGCTTTGTCTTCAGTTTCTCAATCTGAAGACCTACAGAAGTTACCAGAGTGTGATGATCTTGGGAATTCAGGTCTTCAAATTGAATCAAATCAAAACACAGTCCATTCTGCCTACATCCACGACATATTTGAAATCCCAGAAAGTTGTAAGGGTTGCAATTCTAGTGGACCTCTCAAGCAAGTGTTGAAAGAATTTACCCTGGAGATGAAGGACACGATCGGAATGCCTCACTTAATGCCACAAGAAGCAGCAGACTACCTTTTCCAAGATGATGATTGGTTAAGCAGGGCATTCATGTATATGAACCATGGAAACAGGTTATCCACACCAACGAAAGGTGCTCCAGGATACCTTACAGACATGCCATCTATGCCAATAAAAGGGGCTTCGTTGAACTACCACAGGACACTTGTGGATCCTCAAATTGGTACATCTACACTTGAGTCTGATTTTGAACATATCAAAGAACGGGTACAGCATCTTGATTATCATAACATTATGAAGCTGGATGATTCTGAGAAGGGCAAGGAACAGTTGAATTTATTGAAAGAGATCTATGAACAGCTCAACACAATAGAATCCCACATTAAAAGTTTTAAATCTCAGAAGTACCCTCGACAGGATGACTCCCCCTTAGTCTCTGTTATGGAG CAGGCAGTACTTTCCTTCTCAATCTAG
- the LOC103707436 gene encoding putative leucine-rich repeat receptor-like serine/threonine-protein kinase At2g24130 isoform X1 has protein sequence MQIFFFASSWIDFFTIFPIFGHPYPQGKSQEALLHRRLKKNPQNYSNRNLSKMSSTTIITQFLFLLLPSVVQPFYLRNDITLDRSALLAFKKAILVDPDKALSSWNETTHVCEWHGIVCRLNPERVTELDLKSKYLLGTISPFLSNLSYLRLLDLSENSLQGSIPIELGALSNLELLGIQGNHIQNEIPESFGMLRKLRYINLGNNQLSGRLPTSLFYNCTQLSYVDLSNNWFTGLIPLQLGDQLPSLENLLLYQNQLTGSVPASLSNSTEMVEIDLENNYLSGTLPSEILMHLPSLKILHLSYNNFSSDDQNSNLVPFFISIANLTHLEELELAGNYLGGTLPSTIGLLSVNLSQVYLQDNLIHGAIPSSISNLSKLMSLNLSNNLLNGTIPLELILLPNLQRLWLANNLLYGRIPSPPGVLNNLGLLDLSKNNLSGSIPTTLANLTQLRILILNGNFLSGSIPSSLGSTKLELLDLSHNRLTGAIPAEVASLSSMAIYFNLSDNLLGGELPMELSKMDKVWAIDLSSNNFSSNIPSTMGSCKVVEMVNLSHNHLQGPIPGSLGNLLNLQSLDLSSNFLSGEIPASLQKCTSLRLLDLSFNNFSGPLPENSLCNYLTPKMIEGNHFCGSQPGLPSCQPKKRSMIHSPKSLVLFVSIVSMSTFLLTIICVIGYKNIRNAMFRRDDVDSSDFSLDLSSSYPRITYREIVEATGGFEQGRLIGSGSFGQVYRGVLSDGSVVAIKVLQLQSSNSARSFNRECQVLKRIRHRNLMRIITACSLPDFKALVLPFMANGSLESHLYPQAQQSASSKLSLIKRVNICSDIAEGLAYLHHHSPVQIIHCDLKPSNILLNDDMTALVSDFGIARLVMKVAEGNILCDTPTNSTANQLCGSIGYVAPEYGYGRGASTKGDVYSFGILVLEIVTRKRPTDDMFIEGLSLQMWVKNHYHDQLENVIDYFLMQDLQDKSPEVRNMWEVAIVELLELGLICTQEAPSTRPTMLDAADDLDRLKHYLGCDKTATFTSSRGISSSTITGDYW, from the exons AtgcagatatttttttttgcttcttcaTGGATTGATTTTTTCACCATATTTCCCATCTTTGGTCATCCATATCCACAAGGGAAGTCTCAAGAAGCTTTATTGCATCGTCgtttgaagaagaatcctcAGAATTACAGTAACAGGAATTTGTCAAAAATGAGTTCTACCACAATCATCACCCaatttctcttcctccttctcccttcTGTTGTTCAACCTTTCTATCTGAGAAATGATATTACTTTGGACAGATCCGCACTGTTGGCATTCAAGAAAGCCATTCTTGTTGATCCCGACAAGGCCCTCAGTAGCTGGAATGAGACGACCCATGTCTGTGAGTGGCATGGCATCGTTTGCCGTCTGAATCCTGAAAGAGTGACTGAACTTgatctcaagagtaaatatctTTTAGGAACAATCTCACCGTTTCTCTCCAATCTTTCCTACCTTCGATTACTTGACTTGTCTGAGAATTCACTCCAAGGTTCCATTCCCATCGAGCTTGGAGCTTTGTCTAACCTTGAGCTACTCGGTATCCAAGGGAATCATATACAGAATGAAATTCCTGAGAGCTTTGGCATGCTTAGGAAACTTCGCTACATTAATCTCGGCAACAACCAGCTTAGTGGAAGGCTCCCAACATCTCTCTTCTACAATTGCACTCAATTAAGCTATGTAGATCTTTCTAATAATTGGTTTACTGGTTTGATTCCTCTGCAGCTTGGAGatcaacttccttctttggagaACCTTCTtctttatcaaaatcaattgaCAGGTAGTGTTCCAGCTTCTCTCTCTAATTCAACAGAGATGGTGGAGATCGATCTCGAAAACAATTATCTGAGTGGTACATTACCATCAGAAATCTTGATGCATCTGCCTTCTTTGAAGATATTGCACCTCTCATACAACAACTTCTCAAGTGATGATCAGAATTCAAATCTTGTCCCCTTCTTCATTTCAATTGCAAATTTGACTCATCTAGAGGAGCTGGAACTGGCAGGGAACTATCTTGGAGGTACATTGCCTTCCACCATAGGCCTTCTTAGTGTTAACCTCTCACAGGTTTATCTCCAAGATAATCTCATCCATGGAGCAATCCCATCAAGTATATCAAATCTTTCCAAATTGATGTCGCTGAATCTATCAAACAATCTTTTGAATGGAACTATTCCCTTAGAGTTAATTCTTTTACCCAATTTACAAAGATTGTGGTTAGCTAACAACTTGCTCTATGGTCGAATCCCATCTCCTCCTGGTGTTTTAAATAACCTGGGACTCTTAGACCTATCAAAAAACAATCTTTCTGGTTCCATTCCGACCACATTGGCAAATCTAACTCAGCTGAGAATACTCATTCTTAATGGAAACTTTCTTTCAGGATCCATACCTTCAAGCCTGGGGAGTACAAAATTAGAGCTTCTGGACTTATCTCATAACAGGCTCACAGGAGCCATACCAGCTGAAGTTGCAAGCTTGAGCTCGATGGCTATATACTTCAATCTGTCAGACAATTTGTTAGGAGGAGAACTCCCCATGGAGCTGAGCAAAATGGACAAAGTTTGGGCTATCGATCTATCATCAAATAATTTCAGCAGTAACATTCCTTCCACTATGGGAAGTTGTAAAGTAGTTGAGATGGTAAACTTATCACACAATCATCTTCAAGGGCCAATTCCTGGGTCCTTGGGTAACCTGTTAAACCTTCAGTCCTTAGACCTCTCTTCCAATTTCCTCTCTGGTGAAATTCCTGCATCTCTTCAGAAGTGCACCAGCCTTAGGTTACTGGACCTCTCGTTCAACAACTTCAGTGGACCGCTACCAGAAAACAGTCTGTGCAACTATTTAACACCGAAAATGATTGAAGGAAATCATTTCTGTGGGTCACAGCCTGGCCTTCCAAGTTGCCAACCAAAGAAGAGAAGCATGATACATTCTCCCAAATCCCTCGTATTGTTTGTGAGTATTGTCTCCATGTCAACTTTCCTTCTTACAATAATATGTGTGATAGGTTATAAGAACATAAGAAATGCGATGTTTCGAAGAGATGATGTGGACTCAAGTGACTTTTCTCTGGACTTGTCATCAAGTTACCCTAGAATAACTTACAGAGAAATTGTAGAGGCTACTGGAGGATTTGAGCAGGGCAGATTGATTGGATCTGGTAGCTTTGGACAAGTCTACAGAGGGGTCTTAAGTGATGGCAGTGTAGTTGCAATAAAAGTTTTACAGCTGCAAAGCAGCAACTCTGCCAGAAGTTTCAACAGAGAATGCCAAGTTCTGAAGAGGATTCGACACAGGAACCTGATGAGAATCATCACGGCATGTAGTCTTCCAGATTTCAAAGCTTTGGTGCTTCCTTTCATGGCAAATGGCAGCCTGGAGAGCCATCTCTATCCGCAGGCACAACAATCTGCCTCCTCAAAATTGAGCTTAATCAAACGGGTGAATATTTGCAGTGATATTGCTGAGGGGTTGGCCTACTTGCACCATCACTCACCAGTGCAGATCATCCACTGTGACTTGAAACCAAGCAACATTCTCCTTAATGATGACATGACTGCACTTGTATCCGACTTTGGAATAGCTAGACTGGTCATGAAAGTAGCAGAAGGAAACATACTATGTGATACTCCAACCAACTCAACAGCTAACCAGCTTTGTGGATCAATTGGATATGTTGCTCCAG AGTATGGATACGGAAGAGGTGCATCAACAAAGGGTGATGTCTACAGCTTTGGCATTCTTGTGTTAGAAATTGTAACCAGAAAGAGACCCACAGATGACATGTTTATTGAGGGTCTAAGCTTGCAGATGTGGGTGAAGAACCACTATCATGATCAATTGGAAAATGTTATTGACTACTTCCTAATGCAAGATCTGCAGGACAAGAGCCCTGAAGTTAGAAACATGTGGGAAGTTGCCATTGTAGAACTGCTTGAACTTGGTCTTATCTGCACCCAAGAAGCTCCTTCAACCAGACCCACCATGCTTGATGCTGCTGATGATCTGGACAGACTAAAACACTATCTTGGATGCGACAAAACTGCAACTTTTACATCATCACGTGGGATATCATCATCTACCATCACTGGAGATTATTGGTAA